One genomic region from Pecten maximus chromosome 5, xPecMax1.1, whole genome shotgun sequence encodes:
- the LOC117327436 gene encoding sulfotransferase family cytosolic 1B member 1-like, producing MLTNPDFKILRLRYENLKKDIYQNIVRIAEFMEVEHEVSFLKKVEEAVSFEHLKNEHATALGERELWKHKGDNGRLPIYRKGIIGDWKNMFTVTQNEQFDAVYKEKMTDVGVNIECDYE from the exons ATGCTGACGAAtccagattttaaaatattgcgCCTCCGATATGAGAATTTGAAAAAG GACATATATCAGAATATTGTGCGAATAGCGGAGTTTATGGAAGTTGAACACGAGGTTTCATTTTTGAAGAAGGTGGAAGAGGCCGTATCATTTGAACACTTGAAGAATGAACATGCAACAGCTCTCGGTGAACGTGAGTTATGGAAGCATAAAGGTGATAATGGAAGACTTCCAATTTACAGGAAAG GTATCATCGGTGACTGGAAGAACATGTTCACGGTGACACAGAATGAACAGTTTGATGCTGTCTATAAAGAAAAGATGACTGATGTGGGTGTCAACATCGAGTGTGATTACGAGTGA